The genomic segment GGACACGATCGCGAGAACTGTAGGGCTGGAGATGATCCCAACGCGCTCCACGACCGTGGCCGGCGCGGTGTTTCAGGAGATGGACACCGATGCGATCCTGCAGCGCAATCCGGCCATCTGCATTGTGGATGAGCTGGCGCACACGAATGTGCCGGGATCGGCTCGCGCGAAGCGATGGGAAGACGAACAGGTGCTGCTCGATGCGGGGATCGATGTGATGTCGAACATGAATATCCAGCATCTCGAGAGCCTGAATGACCACATCTTCCGCATCACCGGCATCCGCGTGCGCGAGACCGTGCCCGACTGGTTCATCAAGAGCGCCTCTGAAGTCATCATGGTCGATGCGACGACGAACGCGTTGATGAACCGACTGCGTCGCGGAGTGATCTATGCGCCGGAAAAGGCGCAGCGTGCGCTGGAGAACTTCTTCAAGGAATCAACGCTCTCGGCGTTGCGCGAACTTGCGCTGCGACAGGCTGCGCACGAGCTCGAGTCGCGGGAAGCGGTCGAGTCACCTGGAGCGCGCGAGCACGGTCACGTTTCCGTTACAGCACATCCGCGCCGTGATCGTATCCTGATCTTCCTTACGCCCGGACCGTCTACGGCGATGCTGATCAGACGGGGGCGCCGCATGGCTGACTACCTGGAAGCTGATTGCTTCGCTGTATGGGTTTCATCCCAACGCCGCCGCGATGACACACGCGCGCGCGAAGAGATGGAAAAGCATCTGAACTTCGCGCGCAATCTTCACATCGAGACGCGCGTGCTCGAAGGGGCCGATGCTGCCGGAAAGATCATCGACTTTACGCATCGCAACCAGATCACGCACATTCTCGCCGCCCGGCCGCCCATCCGGCCATGGGACCACTTGGCTACCGCTGATCCCGTTCTGCAGCTAGTGGAGAAGGCGCGCGATGTTCGCATCATCGTGGTCGCCGATCGACGAAAGCGCTCCTGATCGAGCCCGAGAGGGCGGCTTAGTGGCCGCCCTCAGTTGCGTCGGCTTTGCCGCGGAAGCGGCTGTAGACAAAAACCACGTAGCCCACAGCCAGTGTCATGCCGAAAATCCACCACGCCAGTCCCACAGCCAGCGTATGTGGGCCGCTGATAGCGCGATCCAGCGTGATATCGGGGCCGGAGCCAGCGGTCGCGGGCAGCAGCGTTGGATAAAGTCCCCAGCAGGCCCCCGCGAGCATGAAGAACAGGTAGACGCTTGACGAAAGGAACGCTCGCACCGGTTGCGCTTTGCGGTTGAAGAAGAGGATTCCGACGAGCGAAGCAATCACGCCAACCGGCACAATGAACGTCACGGGGTAGCGGTAGTAGTTATCCAGCGTCTGCGGTCTCACCGCCATCGTTGCGATCAGGCTCACCACCGTCAACGCGGCCAGCACCATCCACAGCGGACGCACGATCCGCCGCGCCCGAGCTTCCAGTTCGCCTGACACCTTGATAGTCAGCCACAGCGCGCCGTGAAGCGTGAGCGCGACGAGCGCGACGAGTCCTCCGATGACCGTGTACCAGTCGAGAATGCCGGGATTCGCACCAGGCATCCAGTTGGTCCAGAGCGGGAGGAAGAAGAAGCCGTCGGCCTGCAGGGGCACGCCGCGAATGACGTTGGCCAGCGCCGCTCCATAGAAGATGGCGAGCAGCGCGCTGGCGATGCCGAACAGGCGATCGAGCAGTGTGTGCCACACGCCGATGTCGAGGTGATTGCTGAGCTCAAGGCTGATGCCGCGGCCGATCAGCAGCCAGAGAACGATCATGAGTGGCAGATAGAAGCCGCTGAACGCCGACGCGTAGAGCAGGGGAAACGCGAAGTAGAGCGTGCCGCCGCCGGCCAGCAGCCAGACTTCGTTGCCGTCCCACACGGGGCCGATGGAGCGCAGGGAGACTTGCCGCTCGGCCTCGTTTTGCGGCAGAAAAAGATGCAGAACGCCAACGCCGAGATCGAATCCATCGAGCACAACGTATCCAACGATCATCACCGCTACCAGCCAGAACCAGATGAAACCCATCGTTTCTCTCCTCGCGTCGTCCGCTTACATTCCCGCCGTGTGGACGGGCTCGGTAGTTGTGGCTGCGCCCAGACCGTGGCTGATTTCGCGATACACCAGCACCGTGAACAGCAATCCCAGCAGCGCGTAAAGCCCCATGAATCCCAGCAGCGTGAACAGGCCATTGCCGGCCGACACCATGTGCGAGAATCCTTCGCTGGTGCGCATCAGCCCATAGATGAGCCAGGGCTGACGGCCAAGTTCCGCGGTCATCCAGCCGGCGGTGTTCGCAATATACGGCAGCGGGAAGCTGAGCAGCACGGCCCATTGCACCCATCGAGCGCTGTAGAGTTTTCCTCTCCACAGCAGGAAGGCCGAGACGAACATCAGCAGCAGGAACCACGTCCCGAGGCCGGCCATGATGTGGTAGGCGTAATAGAGCAACGGCTGCGCGCCGGGCCATTGATCGCGCGGAAACTGATCGAGTCCCTGCACCTCCGCGCCGGTTGTTCCATAGATGAGGAAGCTGAGCACATTGCCGATGACGATGGGGTTGTCGATGCGGCCGGTTTCCGGATTGGGCTGCCCAATCAACACGATGGGCGCGCCCTTCTCCGTGTGGAAGAGTCCCTCCATCGCTGCCATCGCGACGGGCTGGTGCTTCGCGACATACTTGCCGTGCAAATCGCCTGTCGGGAAGATGATGACGATGGAGGCAATGAGACCGGCGACCACTCCCACTTTGAGGAAGATTTTGCCGAACTCCTGGTTGCGTCCTTCGAGCAGGTAAAACGCACCCACGGCCGCCACAACGAACGAGCCCGTAACCACGGCGCCCGTCATGTTGTGCATGTATTGGAGGAGCGCCCAGGGGTTCAGCAACAGTCCCCAGAAACTCGTCACCTCATAGTGGCCATTCACAACGTTATAGGCCACGGGGTGCTGCATCCACGCATCGGTGACGATGATGAAGAAGCCGGAGATCCACGAGCCGAGCCACACCATCACCGCGGAGAACCAGTGCATGCGCTTTGAAAGCTTGCTGCCACCGTAGAGGAACAGGCCAAGAAAAGCCGACTCGAGGAAGAAGCTGAACACGCCCTCCATGGCCAATGGTTGGCCGATCACTCCCCCAGACACGCGCGAGAACTGCGCCCAGTTGGTTCCGAACTCGAACTCCATGGGGATGCCGGTCACCACGCCGAAGACGAAGTTGATGCCGAAGATGCGTCCCCAGAAGTGCGCGGCGCGATCCCATGCAGGATTGCCCCTACGTAGCGCCACTGTTTTAAGCACCACGATCAGCAAGCCGAGGCCCATGGTGAGTTGCGGGAATAGATAGTGAAACGTAACGGTGAATGCGAAGTGCAGCCTGTGGATCAACTCAGCGGTCATTGGCGATTCCTGTTGTTGGGTCCTGCGGCAGCAGGCCGGGAAGACAAACGCCCTCGGCCGGCTTGGGAACTCCGGACGGCGTAGGGAAACCTCGGCTACTTTATATATGCAGCAGGCGGTGAGCAGCGGTGATTTAAGTCACTCGCAAGGCTTTATTTCGCGACAGGTGTATCGCTCATTTGAAAGCGAATCCGGGCGCCGTTCGCCAGCGCCGCATGGTCGATGGCAACAGAACGATGCTCAGAGCTATTCACCGTCACGGAGTTCACATAGGGAGTCTTCGCGCTATTCGATGGCGAGTCGATATCAAGTGTCTTGCCATTGGCAAGATGAATGGTCGCATGCGGGAAGAGCGGGCTGCCCAGCGTGTACTCGGGTTTGCCAGGGCACACCGGATAAAATCCAAGCGCGCTCAGGATGTACCACGCAGCCATCGACCCCGTGTCCTCGTCGCCGCTGAAGTTCGCAGGCGAGTAGGCTTCGTTCAGCACGCGCCGCACCCAGTACTGCGTGCGATCAGCGCGTCCAGCCGCGGCAAACAGATACAGCACGTGGTGCACCGGCTGATTGTTGTGCATGTACTGGCCGAAGGGCAGAGCGGCCATCTCTGACATCTCGTGAATCTCCTGCCCGTAGACGCCGACGTGAAACGTGGGAGGCAGCGCGAGCATCTTGTCCAGCTCCGCCGCGAACGCTTTGTCGCCACCCATTGCGGTAATCAGGCCGGGCACGTCGTGCGGCACATTCCAGCGGTGCTGCCAGGCGGCGCCCTCTTCGTAGGGACTGCCCCACTGGAAAGGATCGAACGGCGTAAGCCAACTTCCGTCCTGATTGCGGCCGCGGAAGAATTTCGTCTCGGCATCGAAGATGTTGCGCCAGTTTTGCGAGCGCTTGAGGAACATCGTCGCGTCATCCTGCTTCCCCAGCTTTGCCGCAATTTGCGCAATGCAGAAGTCGCCGTAGGCTGCGTCCGCGGTTTCGGCAACGGACTGCTCCACGTGATCCGCGGGCAGGTAGTTCATTTTGAGGTAGTACTCAATTCCCTGCCGGCCATAGCCCTTGTCCGGATTGCCGGGCTGGGTGGCGTGCTTGCGCAGGCCCTCGTAGGCCGCCGCGCGATCAAAGCCGGCGATATCTTTCATGACTGCATCGGCAAACAGCGAATCGATCAGGCTGCCAGACATGCAGGCGCGATATCCGGGCGCGGGGAACTGCGGCATCCATCCGCCTTCGTGATAGGCGTTGACCCAGCCTTGCAGGATTTCGCCGAGACGTTCGGGAAAGACGAGCGACATGAATGGATACCACGCGCGGTATACGTCCCAGTACCCGTGATCGGCGTACATCACGCCCGGTTCGACTTTGCCGTTGAATGCGCTGTAGTGATGCGGCTTTCCGTTCTCGTCAGGCTCGTGGAATGTGCGCGGGAATAGTAGCGCGCGGTACATGCAGGAGTAGAAGGTGCGCCGCTGCTCGTCGCTGGCTCCGCCGATCTCGATCCGGCCCAAGTGTTCGTTCCAGATGTCTGCGGCGCGGGCGCGTAGCTCTGCCGCCGGCCAGGCGCCGAGCTCGAGGTCGAGATTGCGGCGCGCCTGTTCGAAGGAGATGAAGGAGGTGGCTATGCGGGCTTCGATGGCCTGATGCGCGGCCTTGAAATGCACAATGACGACGCGTGCGCCGTGGATTTCTTTGACGTCGAAGGTATCCCAGGGGTCCTTGAAGTAGACGGTGTAATACGCGGCGAAGTTTTCGGGGACGCCTCCGGAGTTGGCGCGGGATTCGAAACGGAGGAAGCGCTTCGAAGGGTCGGGCACGATTGAGCCGGTGGCGCCCGGAATTTCGATCATGAGGCCAGGCGCGGATCCATCCGGAAGGTTCGCTCTGAGGAGGCAACAGCGAGTGGTGGGGACAAGCTCGACATCGGCCTCGCAGCGCAACAGCTTCAGCCGCAGCGAGTGCGGTGCGAGCATGGCCTCCTCAGGTCGATAGGACGATGAGCGCGCATCGGGCTCGGGCTTAGCCTCGCCGGAGAAGGGCATGAAGATCGCGTGACCGTAGTCCGACAGCCACGGGCTCAACTGGTGCGTGCACCGAAACCCCTGGATGCGCCGGTCGCCCGGTTGAAACATCCACGCCGAGTTGCTGCGC from the Occallatibacter riparius genome contains:
- a CDS encoding histidine kinase, whose product is MSSFTHTGDPNPREPARARRGRLHLYLGYAAGVGKTYRMLEDAQELSRQGKDIVVGYFEPHGRKDTIARTVGLEMIPTRSTTVAGAVFQEMDTDAILQRNPAICIVDELAHTNVPGSARAKRWEDEQVLLDAGIDVMSNMNIQHLESLNDHIFRITGIRVRETVPDWFIKSASEVIMVDATTNALMNRLRRGVIYAPEKAQRALENFFKESTLSALRELALRQAAHELESREAVESPGAREHGHVSVTAHPRRDRILIFLTPGPSTAMLIRRGRRMADYLEADCFAVWVSSQRRRDDTRAREEMEKHLNFARNLHIETRVLEGADAAGKIIDFTHRNQITHILAARPPIRPWDHLATADPVLQLVEKARDVRIIVVADRRKRS
- the cydB gene encoding cytochrome d ubiquinol oxidase subunit II, with protein sequence MGFIWFWLVAVMIVGYVVLDGFDLGVGVLHLFLPQNEAERQVSLRSIGPVWDGNEVWLLAGGGTLYFAFPLLYASAFSGFYLPLMIVLWLLIGRGISLELSNHLDIGVWHTLLDRLFGIASALLAIFYGAALANVIRGVPLQADGFFFLPLWTNWMPGANPGILDWYTVIGGLVALVALTLHGALWLTIKVSGELEARARRIVRPLWMVLAALTVVSLIATMAVRPQTLDNYYRYPVTFIVPVGVIASLVGILFFNRKAQPVRAFLSSSVYLFFMLAGACWGLYPTLLPATAGSGPDITLDRAISGPHTLAVGLAWWIFGMTLAVGYVVFVYSRFRGKADATEGGH
- a CDS encoding cytochrome ubiquinol oxidase subunit I, which produces MTAELIHRLHFAFTVTFHYLFPQLTMGLGLLIVVLKTVALRRGNPAWDRAAHFWGRIFGINFVFGVVTGIPMEFEFGTNWAQFSRVSGGVIGQPLAMEGVFSFFLESAFLGLFLYGGSKLSKRMHWFSAVMVWLGSWISGFFIIVTDAWMQHPVAYNVVNGHYEVTSFWGLLLNPWALLQYMHNMTGAVVTGSFVVAAVGAFYLLEGRNQEFGKIFLKVGVVAGLIASIVIIFPTGDLHGKYVAKHQPVAMAAMEGLFHTEKGAPIVLIGQPNPETGRIDNPIVIGNVLSFLIYGTTGAEVQGLDQFPRDQWPGAQPLLYYAYHIMAGLGTWFLLLMFVSAFLLWRGKLYSARWVQWAVLLSFPLPYIANTAGWMTAELGRQPWLIYGLMRTSEGFSHMVSAGNGLFTLLGFMGLYALLGLLFTVLVYREISHGLGAATTTEPVHTAGM
- a CDS encoding GH92 family glycosyl hydrolase, whose translation is MFEQSRRNFLKASSLAAVGAALVDTEATAEQANTGTAAAQGSDPKRPTDLAGLVNILQGTDSDYYFSRGNTLPIAALPFGMAHWTLQSRSNSAWMFQPGDRRIQGFRCTHQLSPWLSDYGHAIFMPFSGEAKPEPDARSSSYRPEEAMLAPHSLRLKLLRCEADVELVPTTRCCLLRANLPDGSAPGLMIEIPGATGSIVPDPSKRFLRFESRANSGGVPENFAAYYTVYFKDPWDTFDVKEIHGARVVIVHFKAAHQAIEARIATSFISFEQARRNLDLELGAWPAAELRARAADIWNEHLGRIEIGGASDEQRRTFYSCMYRALLFPRTFHEPDENGKPHHYSAFNGKVEPGVMYADHGYWDVYRAWYPFMSLVFPERLGEILQGWVNAYHEGGWMPQFPAPGYRACMSGSLIDSLFADAVMKDIAGFDRAAAYEGLRKHATQPGNPDKGYGRQGIEYYLKMNYLPADHVEQSVAETADAAYGDFCIAQIAAKLGKQDDATMFLKRSQNWRNIFDAETKFFRGRNQDGSWLTPFDPFQWGSPYEEGAAWQHRWNVPHDVPGLITAMGGDKAFAAELDKMLALPPTFHVGVYGQEIHEMSEMAALPFGQYMHNNQPVHHVLYLFAAAGRADRTQYWVRRVLNEAYSPANFSGDEDTGSMAAWYILSALGFYPVCPGKPEYTLGSPLFPHATIHLANGKTLDIDSPSNSAKTPYVNSVTVNSSEHRSVAIDHAALANGARIRFQMSDTPVAK